ACGGTTACCCCGGTACGTTTTAACGACTATGTTTTAAATTCGAGTTCTATTGATAAAGAATATTTATTGCTTGCGGATGACGAACCGGCTTATTTTAATGATGCGAAAAATAAACCGGAGTGGATGAAAGCAATGCGCGCAGAAATCGAatcaataaataaaaacaatacgTGGTCGTTGACCGAGTTACCGCGTGGTGCAAAAGCGATTGGTTTGAAGTGGGTTTTCAAGGTTAAAAGAAACGCGGATGGCTCACTAAATAAACACAAGGCTAGACTCGTGGCGAAGGGTTATGTTCAGCAACCCAGAGTCGATTTTGACGAAGTGTTCGCGCCAGTTGCTCGACTTGAAACAGTTCGGTTACTTTTATCTCTCGCAGCGAATGAAGGTTGGGAATTACATCATCTAGATGTTAAATCCGCGTTCCTACATGGCGAATTAAAAGAAGTTTATGTCGTTCAACCAGAAGGATTCGTTAAAAAAGGCGAAGAGCATAAAGTCTATAAATTATCGAAGGCGTTATACGGGTTAAGGCAAGCTCCACGTGCGTGGAATAcgaaattaaataatattttattagatatGAAATTTCACCGATGCTCGCAAGAACAAGTCGTATACCGAAGAACCGTTGGAACGGACGTCTTATTAATCGGCGTGTACGTGGACGATTTAATTGTGACGGGTCCAAATTTGAAACTTATTATGGAGTTTAAGCGCGGGATGGCTAAAAACTTTGAAATGTCGGATTTGGGAAAGCTTACTTATTATCTTGGAATTGAAGTGTCGCAGAGTAAGGACGGGATAAAAATTAAGCAAGAGGCGTATGCAAAGAAAATACTGACGGAAGCCGGTATGATTAACTGCAATCCTACTAATGTTCCCATAGACCCGAATGTGAAATTTAATAAATTTGAAGACGAAGAAGATTTTAATGCAACGAGATATCGAAAGATGGTCGGGTGTCTCCGGTACCTTTTTACAGACTCGACCAGACATGGCGTTTTCGGTCGGAGTAGCCAGTCGGTACATGCAATGCCCGAAGCAATCTCATGCAGCTCTCATCAAGCAAATTCTTCGCTATTTAAAAGGTACTTTTAGTTATGGCATTACCTATACTCGAGGAGAAAATATGTTGGTCGGTTACAGTGATAGTAGTCACAACATAAATCCGGACGATGGAAGAAGTACTACGGGACACGTGTTTTATTTTGGGTCTTCCCCAATTACCTGGTGTTCTCAAAAGCAAAGTACAGTTGCGTTATCATCGTGTGAGGCGGAGTATATGGCGGCTAGTGCAGCCGCGTGTCAGGCGGTTTGGCTAAAAGAATTGATTGGTGAATTACTCGACAAGAAAATTCAAGCGGCGGTGTTACGTGTTGATAGTACATCGGCGATAGCTCTCATAAGGAACCCGGTTTTCCATGGAAGAAGCAAACACATAAAATCCCGGTTTCACTACATTCGGGAATGTGTTGATCGTGAAGATATCGTGGTCGAGCATGTTAGTGGCATTGATCAAAAGGCGGATATTTTGACGAAGGCTCTTGGGAAGATCAAGTTCAAGGAGATGACTGAAAAGCTTGGAGTTGAAGACTTGTCAGATACGAGTTCGAAATTCCGGGGGTGATTGTTGGAAATTTCGAATTAAAAGAGTTTCCTTTGTGTGCAAGGCAAGAAACCATGGAGTAGATAATTATTAGAATATTTAAACGTGTTTAGGTTTAATTATTTAGTGATAATTATCATGTCCAATATAATAGGTTTATTAGCAATCCTAGTTATAGTCTAATAGGAGTGTTTATATTATAAATACCATGCTATGGGTATTAGTAATTGTAATTCAAGTTTTGAGTCAGtttcttgaataataataaacgATTGAGTGTTAGCCAAATACTTTGTAATTTCCGATTTCAATTTCCGTTTGATACCGATTCATCTTGAAGCGTTGTCTTTATTCCTTAAACCCTCTACCTATCTACAAATTTGAGCATTTGTAGATCAGTCTTGAGGGTAGTAAACCATCCAAATCGTTGTGTCATTGTGGCCATTCCAAGTTAAGATGCCCAGTCACAACAATTTCCAGTTTTCCACCCCCTCAAAACTAAATTTATAATTAATTGCACAAAATTTCAAGCTCTTCTTCTAAGTACAACTTTATATCTGAAAGAATCTACTAAATTTCAGTCACCTATAAAAGTTCATCAATGATCAAGCAACACAAGCATGTGATGACTGCAAAAACAATACAAGAGCATAATGAAACTCTAATTATCTAAACACTAACAACTGTCACCTTGAATCCCATTCTTACTCCTAAAAAACAGCTTTTCAAACCCGTTCTTACTTTCAGAACGAATGCCAAAATGGTTTAACGAAACAgcagatgaagatgatgaagacgATGAAGATGGTGAgtaatcatcatcaccattcaatgCTAAACTGCAGTTGTTTTTGGCTTGCTTTGTAGGCATTAGAATCTTTTTAGGCATAAATGTATCGTTTGAATGCAACTTCCATAGCTCGCCACTAGTTTTTGAAACAGATGATCCAGGTAGATTCGCAGTGTCGATCAGGAAGTCTTCTAGTGTTGCTAAAGATTCCAACTGTCTAGCAAGTGATGATATTGTTTTTTGGCACTCAGATAGTCTGTCGGCTGCTACCACCTCTAGATCCTGCGAATGAACCattagttttgtaaaaatataataGCTTATAGAGTAAACTGGCATtttggtccttgaggtttggttacttttgccactttagtccaaaactcaaatcttttgcatctgggtccctgtggtttcagttttattgccattttggtccaaaaatgaaatcaggtcatacttgtcttataaaatcctgcaattttgtcattttcctcaggggcgaATCAGgttatatttgtcttataaaagaaatgatcattttgctcCTGCgcaaaatgacaaaataacaggattttataagacaaatatgacctgatttcatttttggaccaaaatggcaataaaactgaaaccacagggacccagatgcaaaaaatttgagttttggactaaagtgataAAATTGAACAAACcaaagggaccaaaatgacagtttactctaacTTATATCACAGAAATCACCAAATGTAGTAAGGTAAGGATACCCTTTTGACTTTTAGTTCAACGCTTGAATTAACAGCCATTTGAAGCCGAATTTCCTCTGTTTTTTCCACAAGTTCTTTCTCCAAACCCTCACATCTAAGTTTCATTTCAGATGAGAAATGTCTTTCCTTTTCAACATCCGCCTTAATCGAATCAACTTCGGTTGACATGATTCGGGCGTCTGATTCCAATTTAACAAGCCGAGACTCAAGCAACTCCTTTGACTTATTGACCTCAGTCAACTCCTTTTGAAGCTCAACCATTTGACTTTTGGTATAAGCAAGCTGAGCACTCGAGAAGGCAAGAGATTCCTTGGTTGAATTTAGAGTGTTTTCCAGCTCGTATACGCGCTGGCTCATTACTTCAAGCTCGGTTTTGATGGAACTATCTTCAGTTTCAGAGTTACAACGAGAGGTTTCAATCTGACCGTCAGATAACGAAGCAATTCTCTCCATTTCCAAGAAATCGTCCATAATATTATTAATTTCGGAACAAGATATCACATTTTTCGCCACACATTTCCCACTTTTGAACTGATCAAGCTCAGCCATGAGTGCCAGTGCCCAAGAATCGGTTTCATTAGACTCCAAATTGTTCATCTTAAACGAGTCAACTGATTGACTGTCTGTGAGAGAATCAACATAAAATGAAGAAACCGAAACAGCTTTGTGATTATCATTTATGCAAGACGATCTACGGGTCAATGATTGCAGCCTTTTGCACTCTGCTTCAAGTTTCGCCACTTTCTTTATGCTCTCTAACTGTTGTTTACTCGCGGTTTCTGCTGCTTGAGTGCTCAAATCACGCTCAATGGTCCGGATCTCTAACTCTTCTGATTGGACATTAAGCTCAGACTTAAGGGTCGAGTTTTCTTTCTCGAGATTCTCAAGTTTTAAAACGATTTTTGAATCAACAGCTGGAGGGGGTTCGAGTTTAACGGCATGCAACTTTGCGTGCAGATTAGAAATCTGTGTTTCTTTAGTCGATTCCCATTCATGTTTTTTCTGTTCTACAATCTCGTTAACTCTTTGTTCTTGTTCCTCTTTTGATATCCTTAATTGTTTGACACACTCCTTAAGAGCAGCATCCAGATGGTTGGTTCTAGCCTCAAGAGCCACATTCTGCTGCACGACTGCTTCGAGTTGTTGTCTTAATCTTGTAACTTCGTTTTCTGCCTTTTCCCAACCTAATAAAATCAAAACATTTAATGGGCGTTTGGACGTGTGTTTTCAAAGTGATATGAACTCATCATAATCTGAAAACGGACGGTTATTTGACTCTAAATAAGCATTCCAAATAGTACCTGCTACGGCTTCTTCTGCAACTTTAGCATGTTGCTTAACCAAATCTTCTTTAGCACCAACGTTGACAAGAGCCGCTGATAACTTTTCTGTTAGGCTCTTAAGACAGTCATTAACCTCCGAGTTTGGGATAGACGCTTTTGAGGTGACTTCAGGTGATTGTGAATGATCCAGTGGTTTCGTTAAACTCTCCTGAGAATGGAGATGATAATATAAACTAAGACCATAGggtattaaaaaaatatattatgcaTTTTAACACATTAAAGCATAACCAACATCAACAGATGTATTTATGtattaacacacacacacacacacacatacatacatatacagcTGGGTCCTATAAAGCGAGAGCCAGATACACATAATGTGATACGCGCACAATGCAGTGACGAGATCACATCAACTGCAGCTATGCGCGATTCCATAATGTttaaaagttaaatttttaaaacaCTATCTATGAATATTGTTTTAGTATGttcaaaaatattatttataaacaTCTAGATATAGTGAGGGGAGAGAAGAGAGGTAGTTATTTTATGTATCACAGTTAAAGCAATAAGTACATGATACGGACCGGGTTTTCAAGTTCCCGCCCAACCCAATTTGATCCACAAAAGTCGCAGGAGGGAGTTAGTGGGGAAGTTAAGGCCAATAATCGCTAACTCGGCTAGCTTGTTCTTTGTTTATGTATGGGTCGATATCAAAATTAGGGTTTCCCTATTGTAATGGAGATTTAGCCTATCTCGAATCAGGCTGTTGATTTCAATATCAAGTTCAATTTCCTGTTTCTATCagtacatatacatacatacatacatacatatatgatTCTCTATTTTAAGCCAAATACCCATATATCATGCAAAATATGTAGCCAAACACCAAGATCTGATCACCATACAAGATTGTAGAACAAAATATGGCAAATATGAACCGAAAATTACCTTTTCATCCGCAATATGTGAAGATACTAATGTAGAACTTTCCATCTCAATCACCCTTTAAATTTCAAAACCAGATTCACATTTCCATCTGGACCAATATATATGAACAGAAAGGAATCAAATAAGATCCATCCCAACATAAACAAATCACATGTAACTTGTGTTGAAAGCAAACAATACGTTAAATATAACAAAAGATTCTGTTTCTCAAATCCAATGCATGTTTCCACACAAACCCAGAACAGATCAAGAATCAATAGAACAGTGTTTAGCATCAACAAACAAGAACAACAAATTGGCAACTAAAAAGAAATCGACAAATACCTTTGGCTTGAGACCAAGAAGATGAAATTGGACAAAAAAGAAAACCCAAAAGATGTGTGGAATGTCAGAGAAAATATCTAATAGAAAAGCAGACAAGTCGTTGATGTTGATTTTATATGAAGGTTCTGCTGCTACTGGCATAATATGGCAGATATAACATGATCTAGAGATGGAGACGGGGAACATGTGACTGTAGACTGAATATCCAAACTTTttgaatggatttttattatctTTATTATTGGAAAAATGttattaattttcaatttaaaAATAGGGTTTTGACTTCATTCCCGCCCATCGGTGCATTGACTCTGACATTGACATTGCTGGGAGTTGCAATATAGTGGATTATGTTTCACTCAGACTAGTGGGTACCGGCTAGGActggcgccggtcccccacaccgtccctcccccccccccccctcccaaaaCGGCAACACCAGCAGTTCAGCGACGATTGTGACGGGCCAAAAATTCAAAATTATATCTATTGGGCAACGGAtagattaaataaaaaaaattacttttCCACTTTAAATATATAccattttcttccattttttataCAACTTTCATCCATTTCTTCCATTATTCTCCCATTCTCTcacccatttttataaaaaacactCCTATTTTTTATACAATAATGAAGGAAGAGATGAAGAAAAAATGGACGTCgtaggtttttattttttatttttaggaaatgtaattttttttttcggaaatgttttttatttttagaaatgtaatttttttatattatgaaatgaatttatttatgttgttttatatagtattttttaatttttataaagttttaattaagttaataaaaaaagcttagaaaattataaaataataaggTGGGGTAGCCCTATCCTCCACCCCCCTCAAAAGTGAAGGAGGCCCATCCTCCATGGGATGGTGATGTGGCGCCTATGTGGCGGCCCATCCTCATGGGGATGGAGCTCTCCATATCCTTTAGTCTCATGCAAtgataatctatactatattataataaaCTAGCGGTAAGatccgtgtgcaaacacgggtcgtttcttagaaaaccatgcatagcccatattgacagagagtaaaaaaaataattagtgcagacttataaaAGAGATATACACTAATCGTCAATAGATTTATTCAACatcaattccattatgttgatagcaaactactgttgtctattaactgttaaaaacttcagttgctttccaacagacttttctaaaaaatgttatccattatctccaacagagcttACCAGATTGATAGCTTAAAGTGAAACCACTGTTTTCAAAACCATCTGAGATACTATATTTATTAACTTTAGATCGAAGACAATTCTTGCAATAAGAATGAGAAATATACGGTACttgtaatttaaattcaaataaagATAAAACCAATTTTTGCAAATAAAGTTGACCAATTCCATTGATGATTACTTAAAGTGAAACTAGTGTTTTCAAAAactctgtttgaccaaagtcaaaccaaTGTTGGCAAAACTATGATTCTTAATGGTTCAAAATCTGTttcacttttggtcaacatctctgTTTATCtgttggtcaacatctgtttgatttTTGGTTaacaactgtttgacttttggtaaaCATCAGTTAGACTTTTGCTCAACATCTCATTTAGAATTcaacagagagtaaaaaaataattagtgcagacttataaaattgatatacactaatggtcaatagatttattcaacagcaattccattatgttgatagcaaactaCTGTTATCTACTAACTTTTAAAAACTTTTGTTGCTTTACAACAGACTTTAATAAGAACTGTCATCCTttatctccaacagagcttgCCAGATGGATAGATAGGACATATACATATGAGTATttccattatctccaacagagcttCCCAGATGGATAGATAAACAGATATTGATAGAACATATACATATGtgtagatattgtaccaaaacgtgttatctattatagctaaaagacatcTATTATAGGTAAAAGACAACTATAGACATGCATCATCAGTTAATATATAACATACATATGAGTATTTCCATTGTACTATCCACAAAAAAAAAAGTAGCACCCACCCATTGACAATGAAACTTGTTTATAGACATAACTACATATAGAACATGTCTAAGAAGCAAAATTAGTACCAGCAACGAACCAAATGTACAACCACAAACAATCATGACATGAAACTAAGAGGACTTTATCTTTGTCACGATATGCACAACTTTTTTTAACTTCAGCAATTGAATAGACTTGTGAAACTCTAACGAAAGTTCATCACCAAAAGCAATATTGCAAGATCTCAGATAAGAAGACCATCCAACAACAGCATAGTTGAATCCAGTATTGGTTTTTTGAGATGTtgtaaacagttcctggacttcACATTTAAGATTCTGGATCTTGATAGGCTTAGGATTATCAGTATGCAGATCCAACGCAGAAGATACATCTGATGGCAGTTgttaaaaaacagaaaattgaaccgtgaattttataaatattgATATATAACTGAAGTTATTGAAATAACGAAACAAAGCAATGACTGCAAAAGCTTACAAGTCTGTCTTCAGCATGTGTGGTGAAGTGTAAGACTGATTCTGAAGTGGATGATACTAAACGAACCTTTCGAACTTTACATGGTCTATCAACACTTGAAGAAGCAGAAATATCACGAACAGGAAAATCTTTAGACTGTAGTTGACGATCGTTAACACCATCAGCTATTTTTACAGAATGATCTTCAGGCtacaacaaaatttaaaaaaaatcttcttattcttataatacaataaaatatatgcatagaaaattataaatttacagcatttttaacatctgactcATCAACCAGACACACAATATTTgaatcaaatagcccatcatcagcaaactatatttataaaaagaatcatatataatattttaaatcataataatataaaaacattacatgtgtatatatacattaaaaatatcctCAAAACTCGTAAGCTGCTTAGGATTACCAACCAAAGCTCCAGCATCCTCATCATCCAAAGCAACTTCCCCGGAATCCAAAAGCTGTTTGTATTTAACCTACAAAATGAGATTTCAAAAGTTATTagcataatataataaaagtCACTTATCACCGTCATGTTATCAAACAATGTATTATATCATCAAAATTTTATATCGCAGCCAATAAATCAAATCCATCATCTCCATAAACTGAATCATCCAAAACAACAACATCATCCTTCTTGAAAGAAACCTCAGTTCCAGTCTCGGAATGAAAAAACGGAATCCACAAATGTTTTAGATGCAATCATGGTGAAAACCAACCAAGATTCAACTGGTATGGGAACTTCTTCAATCAACTTTGACCATCCATCAGTAAATCCGCATCCATCAGTCCATCCTTTCATCATCACATTCCAAAACCTTTCGCCAACATAGATACTTGCCATCCCATACTCGTAATTTTTACCATAGAATTGTTTCCAAAATTTGTCAGCAATTAGCTATAGAATAAGCAAAGGAATATTTAGCGCAGACTTGCAAATTTGATATGAACTATTGAGCAACAGAAGTTACAACGGATTAGTCAACAAAAGTTAAAATGAGAATTACTCAACAGGGTTAGTCAACAGTAGTTACAGTATTTACACACAACCTAACCATTGTTTGGCTATCAACTATTACATACCTCTGTTGCTATCCAACAGAAGTTTcgtaacaactgtcatccattatgtcCAGCAGATGTTG
This genomic stretch from Helianthus annuus cultivar XRQ/B chromosome 8, HanXRQr2.0-SUNRISE, whole genome shotgun sequence harbors:
- the LOC110885810 gene encoding filament-like plant protein, giving the protein MESSTLVSSHIADEKESLTKPLDHSQSPEVTSKASIPNSEVNDCLKSLTEKLSAALVNVGAKEDLVKQHAKVAEEAVAGWEKAENEVTRLRQQLEAVVQQNVALEARTNHLDAALKECVKQLRISKEEQEQRVNEIVEQKKHEWESTKETQISNLHAKLHAVKLEPPPAVDSKIVLKLENLEKENSTLKSELNVQSEELEIRTIERDLSTQAAETASKQQLESIKKVAKLEAECKRLQSLTRRSSCINDNHKAVSVSSFYVDSLTDSQSVDSFKMNNLESNETDSWALALMAELDQFKSGKCVAKNVISCSEINNIMDDFLEMERIASLSDGQIETSRCNSETEDSSIKTELEVMSQRVYELENTLNSTKESLAFSSAQLAYTKSQMVELQKELTEVNKSKELLESRLVKLESDARIMSTEVDSIKADVEKERHFSSEMKLRCEGLEKELVEKTEEIRLQMAVNSSVELKVKRDLEVVAADRLSECQKTISSLARQLESLATLEDFLIDTANLPGSSVSKTSGELWKLHSNDTFMPKKILMPTKQAKNNCSLALNGDDDYSPSSSSSSSSSAVSLNHFGIRSESKNGFEKLFFRSKNGIQGDSC